Proteins from a single region of Sporosarcina sp. P33:
- the brnQ gene encoding branched-chain amino acid transport system II carrier protein, whose amino-acid sequence MKSFTKFDTIKLGLTMFALFFGAGNMIFPPLLGQQAGTQTWITLAGFLITGVGLPYLGVVAVTMSGNQLSDLASKASPLFAMIFPLIVYLSIGPFFGMPRTATVSFEIAVSPFVPASAETLALAIFSITFFAITIWLALKPNKIVDRFGSILTPALLAIVTLIIVTGIIKPVGQAGPAMEPFTEAPFAKGFIEGYGTMDAIAALVFAIIVINAVKAKGITDRKAITSITMKAGTIAVVGLSLVYAGLAYLGSTSRIVAEGADNGGDILAKLAYALMGNSGLYLLGLAVTLACLTTAVGLVSASSTYLSKMIPGISYKMLVFVICTFTTIVANIGLTKLLEITLPVLIGVYPLAIVLISFRLFHPLFKGYHEVYILGLLAAGIIGFFDLLSAFKINLGPVTYFLKFLPLYEQGLGWIIPALVFGLIGFIVAYAQRKPLVE is encoded by the coding sequence ATGAAAAGTTTTACAAAATTCGATACGATAAAGTTAGGGCTAACGATGTTTGCCCTCTTTTTTGGCGCGGGAAATATGATTTTTCCGCCTCTTCTCGGTCAGCAGGCCGGTACACAGACGTGGATCACACTGGCTGGATTTTTAATTACAGGTGTCGGCCTGCCTTACCTCGGCGTCGTCGCTGTGACAATGAGCGGAAATCAATTAAGCGATTTGGCAAGTAAAGCATCTCCTTTATTCGCCATGATCTTCCCTCTTATTGTCTATCTCTCCATCGGTCCTTTCTTTGGTATGCCAAGAACTGCAACGGTATCATTTGAAATTGCGGTATCGCCATTTGTGCCCGCTTCAGCTGAAACATTGGCTTTGGCAATTTTCTCCATTACCTTCTTTGCAATCACGATTTGGCTGGCATTAAAGCCGAATAAAATTGTGGACCGTTTCGGCAGTATTCTGACCCCTGCCCTGCTGGCTATCGTTACATTGATTATCGTGACAGGAATTATAAAGCCTGTTGGTCAAGCCGGCCCCGCCATGGAGCCATTCACAGAAGCGCCTTTTGCAAAGGGATTTATTGAAGGATATGGAACTATGGATGCGATTGCCGCACTCGTTTTTGCGATTATAGTCATTAACGCTGTGAAGGCAAAAGGCATTACAGACCGCAAAGCAATCACTTCGATTACGATGAAAGCCGGAACCATTGCTGTGGTGGGCTTAAGTCTGGTCTATGCAGGCCTTGCGTATTTGGGATCGACAAGCCGTATTGTGGCGGAAGGTGCGGATAACGGAGGCGATATTTTAGCGAAGCTTGCATATGCGCTGATGGGAAACAGCGGATTGTATCTGCTCGGTCTCGCTGTTACACTTGCCTGTTTGACAACAGCTGTCGGGCTGGTCTCCGCGAGTTCTACCTATCTATCCAAGATGATACCCGGGATTTCATACAAAATGCTCGTATTCGTAATTTGTACATTTACTACTATCGTGGCGAATATCGGCTTAACAAAATTGCTTGAAATTACGCTGCCGGTATTAATCGGCGTTTATCCGCTGGCAATTGTGCTGATTTCATTCCGGCTGTTTCACCCGTTATTTAAAGGCTATCACGAAGTGTATATCCTCGGATTGCTTGCTGCCGGTATTATCGGGTTCTTTGATCTGCTGAGTGCATTCAAAATCAATCTGGGACCGGTTACATATTTTTTGAAGTTTCTGCCTTTATATGAACAAGGCCTTGGCTGGATCATTCCCGCACTCGTATTCGGTCTGATCGGCTTTATCGTTGCCTATGCCCAGCGGAAACCGCTAGTTGAATAA
- the argH gene encoding argininosuccinate lyase, with protein MKLWGGRFSSKADEIMEKFNSSLPVDYRLYKEDIAGSLAHVTMQVHSDLLSPEEGELLVNGLQSILADIESGALPIEGNYEDIHSFVEMHLTERVGEAGKKLHTARSRNDQVAVDMRQYARNQTAVVMDALQVLIDSLEAKGKANNVIMPGYTHLQRAQVVTFGHHLGAYAEMFKRDKKRVQNAAEILNENPLGCGALAGTTHDIDRQVTTDLLGFDKPVDNFLDGVSDRDYLLELLSDFSLIMMHMSRLSEELILWSSQEFRFVTISDAYSTGSSIMPQKKNPDAAELIRGKTGRVYGSLFALLTTLKGLPLTYNKDMQEDKEQFFDALDTVLDCLEVMSKMIDTLQVNADQMKAAIKGGFLNATEVADYLVAKGTPFRDAHEIVGKMIIYCEQENKAIEDLTVGELQQFSEQIENDIYDYIDYETIITKGNKGLMKGE; from the coding sequence ATGAAACTTTGGGGCGGACGTTTTAGCAGTAAAGCAGATGAAATCATGGAGAAGTTCAACAGCTCCCTGCCCGTTGATTATCGGCTGTACAAAGAGGATATCGCGGGGAGTCTCGCGCATGTCACGATGCAAGTTCATTCAGATCTATTATCACCTGAAGAAGGCGAATTGCTCGTTAACGGATTACAGTCTATTTTAGCAGATATTGAATCAGGCGCATTACCGATCGAAGGCAACTATGAAGATATCCATTCATTCGTTGAAATGCACTTGACCGAACGGGTGGGGGAAGCCGGCAAAAAATTACATACAGCGCGCAGCCGAAACGACCAGGTAGCGGTCGATATGAGACAGTATGCAAGGAATCAAACAGCTGTCGTTATGGATGCATTACAGGTGCTGATCGATTCGCTTGAAGCGAAAGGCAAAGCAAATAATGTCATCATGCCAGGCTATACACATTTGCAGCGCGCACAAGTTGTGACATTCGGACATCATTTGGGCGCTTACGCGGAAATGTTCAAACGCGATAAAAAGCGTGTGCAAAATGCCGCAGAGATACTGAATGAAAATCCGCTGGGCTGCGGCGCACTTGCGGGTACGACGCATGATATTGACCGTCAGGTGACAACGGACTTGCTCGGTTTTGATAAGCCTGTTGATAATTTCCTCGACGGCGTCAGCGACCGCGACTATCTGTTGGAACTACTGTCTGATTTCTCACTGATCATGATGCACATGAGCCGTCTGAGTGAAGAGCTGATTCTTTGGAGCAGCCAGGAATTCCGCTTCGTCACGATCTCGGATGCATATTCCACAGGAAGCAGCATCATGCCGCAAAAGAAAAATCCGGATGCGGCTGAACTGATCCGCGGGAAGACAGGACGTGTATATGGCTCGCTGTTTGCACTGCTGACGACATTGAAAGGTTTACCGCTGACATATAATAAGGACATGCAGGAAGATAAAGAACAATTCTTTGATGCGCTTGATACGGTATTGGATTGCCTGGAAGTGATGTCCAAAATGATAGATACATTACAAGTGAATGCTGATCAAATGAAAGCAGCCATCAAAGGCGGATTTCTGAATGCAACGGAAGTGGCCGATTATTTGGTCGCTAAAGGCACACCATTCCGTGATGCCCACGAAATCGTCGGTAAAATGATCATCTATTGCGAGCAGGAAAACAAAGCGATTGAAGACTTGACAGTTGGGGAGCTTCAGCAATTCAGTGAGCAAATTGAAAATGATATCTACGATTATATTGACTATGAAACAATTATTACAAAGGGTAACAAAGGATTGATGAAAGGCGAGTAA
- a CDS encoding acetylornithine transaminase, whose translation MTSLFNNYARRAVHLVKGQGTIVTDDKGKEYLDFTSGIAVVSLGHAHPAIVKALQEQSEKLWHISNLFESPEQEKLAESLTKHTDLSYALFCNSGAEANEAAIKLARKHTGKHLILTFKQSFHGRTFGAMSATGQDKIQAGFGPMLESFEALPFNDVTALKQAVNGNVAAIMLEVIQAEGGVNSVEPAFAEAIMEACREHGILLIIDEVQTGIGRTGTRYAYEQTALKPDIISLAKGLGGGFPIGALLAGEKFFDTFGPGSHGTTFGGNPLAVSVAQTVVDHVFDPAFLKNVQEHAAYLKKQLQAELPGGKYTVRGNGLLIGIHSSKEIGPYIQEAEKQGLLLVPAGTHVIRLLPPLTVSKEEIDQAVAILKNVLT comes from the coding sequence GTGACTTCTTTATTTAATAACTACGCAAGACGCGCGGTACATCTCGTCAAAGGACAGGGTACCATCGTGACAGACGACAAAGGGAAAGAGTACCTGGACTTTACGAGCGGCATAGCTGTCGTCAGCTTAGGTCATGCTCACCCTGCGATTGTCAAAGCGCTGCAGGAACAGAGTGAAAAACTATGGCATATTTCAAATCTATTTGAAAGTCCTGAGCAGGAAAAGCTTGCAGAATCATTAACGAAACATACTGACCTGTCCTATGCGTTATTTTGCAACAGCGGTGCGGAAGCGAATGAAGCTGCAATCAAGCTGGCAAGAAAACATACAGGGAAGCATCTGATCCTTACTTTCAAACAGTCATTCCACGGCCGGACGTTCGGCGCAATGTCAGCAACCGGACAGGATAAGATTCAGGCAGGTTTTGGCCCGATGCTCGAGAGCTTTGAAGCGTTGCCTTTTAATGACGTGACTGCACTGAAGCAGGCGGTGAATGGAAATGTTGCCGCAATCATGCTTGAAGTCATTCAGGCTGAGGGCGGTGTCAACTCCGTCGAACCGGCTTTTGCAGAGGCAATCATGGAAGCGTGCAGAGAACACGGCATTCTTCTGATCATCGACGAAGTGCAGACTGGAATTGGCCGCACAGGCACCCGCTATGCGTACGAACAGACTGCATTGAAACCGGATATCATTTCTCTTGCAAAAGGGCTTGGCGGCGGTTTCCCGATCGGTGCATTGCTGGCAGGGGAAAAGTTTTTCGATACATTCGGACCGGGTTCACACGGTACAACATTCGGCGGCAATCCGCTGGCTGTCTCTGTGGCACAAACCGTAGTTGATCATGTATTTGATCCCGCTTTCCTGAAAAACGTTCAAGAACATGCAGCCTACCTCAAGAAACAGCTTCAGGCTGAATTGCCCGGCGGAAAATATACCGTTCGGGGCAACGGTTTATTGATAGGTATCCATTCCAGCAAAGAGATTGGGCCGTATATTCAAGAAGCCGAAAAACAAGGCCTGCTGCTTGTGCCTGCAGGAACCCATGTCATCCGTCTGTTGCCTCCGCTGACGGTTTCTAAAGAAGAAATTGATCAGGCGGTAGCCATTTTGAAAAACGTCTTAACGTAA
- the argJ gene encoding bifunctional ornithine acetyltransferase/N-acetylglutamate synthase — protein sequence METIESMKRISRKNIISPKGYKAVGIHCGLKHKKNDLALLVSEVPASVAGVFTTNAIQAAPLQVTKQVVYETQKMQAIVINSGNANACTGKQGMKDAITMQQKTAEHLGIDQHLVGVASTGVIGEQMKMEPLLAGIEKLNPMDTLEGSIQFSQAILTTDTVTKNTAYATVIDDREVIVAGVAKGSGMIEPNMATMLGFITTDANVESEHLQLALKNVTDVTFNSITVDGDTSTNDMVLVMANGMAGNKTLTPDHPEWQSFVDAVHAVSRDLAKMIAKDGEGATKLIETKVTGAATDEEARKIAKSVVGSPLVKTAVFGCDANWGRIIAAVGYSGATVNPEDIKIYIGDTLVVDGGEPIPFSEEKLLVYLKQHEVKFAIELNEGTGQGKAWGCDLTYDYVQINATYRT from the coding sequence ATGGAAACCATCGAAAGCATGAAGCGCATCTCGCGTAAAAATATCATTTCACCAAAAGGATATAAAGCAGTCGGTATTCACTGCGGACTGAAGCATAAGAAGAATGATCTGGCTTTATTGGTCAGCGAAGTGCCGGCGAGTGTAGCGGGTGTCTTCACAACGAATGCAATCCAGGCAGCTCCGCTTCAGGTCACAAAGCAAGTTGTGTATGAGACACAAAAAATGCAGGCGATTGTCATTAATTCGGGCAATGCGAATGCATGCACAGGCAAACAAGGCATGAAAGATGCAATTACGATGCAGCAAAAAACGGCTGAACACTTAGGTATTGATCAGCACTTGGTCGGGGTTGCTTCAACAGGCGTCATTGGTGAACAAATGAAAATGGAACCTTTGCTGGCCGGAATTGAAAAACTGAATCCTATGGATACTTTAGAAGGCTCGATTCAGTTTTCGCAGGCGATCTTGACAACGGATACCGTAACAAAAAATACAGCGTATGCAACAGTGATTGATGACCGCGAAGTCATCGTGGCGGGAGTAGCGAAAGGTTCAGGTATGATTGAGCCGAATATGGCGACTATGCTTGGATTCATCACGACCGACGCAAACGTCGAATCAGAACATCTGCAGCTTGCTTTAAAAAATGTTACTGATGTGACGTTCAACTCCATTACAGTTGACGGGGATACTTCAACAAACGATATGGTGCTGGTTATGGCAAACGGCATGGCAGGAAATAAAACGTTGACGCCTGACCATCCTGAATGGCAATCTTTTGTTGACGCAGTACACGCTGTCTCGCGTGACTTAGCGAAAATGATTGCGAAAGACGGCGAAGGTGCAACGAAGCTGATTGAAACAAAAGTAACGGGTGCGGCAACTGATGAAGAAGCACGAAAGATTGCAAAATCCGTTGTAGGTTCACCGCTTGTCAAAACAGCAGTATTCGGCTGCGACGCCAATTGGGGCCGAATTATTGCGGCGGTCGGCTACAGCGGCGCGACAGTTAACCCGGAAGACATCAAAATTTATATCGGTGATACGCTTGTAGTAGACGGCGGCGAACCGATTCCATTTTCAGAAGAAAAACTTTTGGTTTATTTAAAGCAGCATGAAGTGAAATTTGCGATTGAGTTAAACGAGGGAACTGGCCAGGGAAAAGCATGGGGGTGCGATCTGACATATGACTACGTCCAAATCAATGCAACCTACCGTACCTAA
- a CDS encoding cation diffusion facilitator family transporter translates to MTTRTQEHSFSSVLAIWISLISNIVLTVLKLIVGFIFKSPVLLADGFHNAGDVVASAAALTSMRISKRPADEDHPYGHGKAEVIGSSIVAIILGLASIYIAFEAVLALFEEPAAASTIALLTAVLSLVWKYVLYVYTIRVGKAENSKGLIATAYDHLADVYASLAAVVGIGLALLGDAYDWPLLAYGDPIAGIIVSILVFKIAMEIGKESVDILMEKSVCDDRLLSFEELICSIPEVKRIDRLRAREHGHYVLVDIRIGVAGDLTIQEGHIISSRLRNLIMAENEDVDEVLIHLNPWYPEK, encoded by the coding sequence ATGACTACCCGTACACAGGAACATTCTTTTTCTTCGGTCCTGGCTATCTGGATCAGCCTAATTAGTAATATTGTGTTAACTGTTTTAAAACTCATCGTTGGTTTCATTTTCAAGAGCCCCGTTCTGCTCGCAGACGGTTTCCACAACGCAGGAGATGTGGTCGCTTCAGCGGCTGCGCTGACATCCATGCGGATTTCAAAACGGCCTGCTGATGAAGATCATCCGTACGGTCACGGTAAAGCGGAAGTCATCGGTTCCAGTATCGTAGCGATTATTTTAGGTTTAGCTTCCATTTATATTGCATTTGAAGCCGTACTGGCGTTATTTGAAGAACCGGCAGCTGCGAGTACAATTGCATTGCTCACGGCAGTCTTATCACTTGTGTGGAAATATGTATTGTATGTGTATACAATACGCGTCGGAAAGGCTGAAAACAGTAAAGGACTCATCGCGACGGCCTATGATCATTTAGCGGATGTTTACGCCTCGCTTGCAGCAGTTGTCGGAATCGGACTCGCGTTACTCGGTGATGCCTACGATTGGCCGCTGCTGGCTTATGGTGATCCAATAGCGGGGATCATTGTATCCATTCTTGTATTCAAGATTGCCATGGAAATTGGTAAAGAAAGCGTCGACATTTTAATGGAGAAAAGTGTTTGCGATGACCGTCTTCTCTCCTTTGAAGAGCTGATCTGCTCAATTCCTGAAGTGAAACGAATTGACCGTCTTCGCGCAAGAGAGCATGGCCACTATGTATTGGTCGATATTCGCATCGGTGTCGCCGGTGATTTGACAATTCAGGAAGGACATATCATCTCTAGCAGATTGCGCAATTTAATTATGGCTGAAAATGAAGATGTCGATGAAGTGTTAATTCACTTAAATCCGTGGTATCCCGAAAAATAA
- the argC gene encoding N-acetyl-gamma-glutamyl-phosphate reductase yields MKVGIIGASGYGGLELIRLLQNHPEIEQIDLFTSSEEGTIFSEKYPHLVSVHDQPMQAIEPEYISGLDTVFFSTPAGVTTALLPPLVGTGPKLIDLSGDFRLKDPAVFEQWYQKDAPAREFLERSVYGLPEWNKSEIAEAEFIANPGCYPTAVLLSLLPLLKNKLIDGSQLIIDAKSGISGAGNKPSQATHFSETNENFSIYKIHQHQHIPEIEQAMNLFADQPEPVTFTTHLVPMTRGIMATSYAKVNGQVTEEQLVNCLQETYKDSPFVRVLTGIQKIGTKQVYGSNYCDIHVKVDPRTNQATVIAVIDNVVKGAAGQAIQNMNIQYGLDETTGIMNIPLWI; encoded by the coding sequence TTGAAGGTAGGAATCATAGGAGCGTCCGGGTATGGTGGCCTCGAATTGATTCGGTTGCTGCAAAACCACCCGGAAATCGAACAGATTGATTTATTCACATCCTCTGAAGAGGGGACCATTTTTTCTGAAAAATATCCGCATCTCGTGAGTGTTCACGATCAGCCGATGCAGGCAATAGAACCGGAGTATATCAGCGGGCTGGATACCGTATTTTTCAGTACACCGGCTGGCGTTACGACAGCACTGCTTCCGCCGTTAGTGGGAACAGGTCCAAAGTTAATTGATTTGTCAGGAGATTTTCGATTGAAGGATCCGGCAGTGTTTGAACAATGGTATCAAAAAGACGCACCCGCACGTGAATTTCTGGAGAGAAGTGTGTATGGGCTTCCGGAATGGAATAAAAGTGAAATCGCTGAAGCAGAATTCATTGCGAATCCAGGATGTTACCCAACGGCAGTACTCCTTTCGCTGTTGCCGCTGCTTAAGAATAAATTGATTGATGGAAGTCAATTAATTATCGATGCGAAAAGCGGGATCTCCGGCGCAGGCAACAAGCCGAGCCAAGCGACACATTTTAGTGAAACGAATGAGAACTTCTCTATTTATAAAATACATCAGCACCAGCATATACCGGAAATCGAGCAGGCGATGAATCTGTTCGCTGATCAGCCGGAACCTGTTACATTCACCACTCATCTTGTGCCAATGACAAGAGGAATCATGGCAACAAGCTATGCAAAAGTGAACGGGCAAGTGACGGAAGAGCAGCTAGTAAACTGCCTGCAAGAAACATATAAGGATAGTCCGTTCGTTCGGGTTTTGACGGGAATCCAAAAAATCGGCACGAAACAGGTCTACGGCTCCAATTATTGCGATATACATGTCAAGGTGGATCCGCGGACGAATCAGGCTACAGTTATAGCAGTGATTGATAATGTGGTAAAAGGTGCTGCGGGACAGGCAATTCAAAATATGAATATCCAATATGGTCTGGATGAAACGACTGGAATTATGAACATTCCATTATGGATTTAA
- the argB gene encoding acetylglutamate kinase has translation MTTSKSMQPTVPKRQVIKLGGSMLDELSESFFHRVKEMQADGIQLLIVHGGGPNINQELAEREIASTVVNGFRVTSAEAIGIVQSILIGQVNPALVHRFNQEGIQAVGLSGFDANLFTCDLLDFETYGYVGEIREVKTDILDTLLDAGVIPVISCIGATASGEALNVNADTVASQIALAVNAESLLLVTDTPGIRIHDEPQAEVRPEAIRGWIKTEEIYGGMIPKVMAAIDCLEAGIPSVQIVGQQLNGTVITNEEAIV, from the coding sequence ATGACTACGTCCAAATCAATGCAACCTACCGTACCTAAACGGCAGGTTATCAAACTCGGCGGCAGCATGCTGGACGAGCTGAGCGAATCATTTTTCCATCGCGTGAAAGAAATGCAGGCAGATGGCATACAATTACTTATCGTCCATGGAGGCGGCCCGAATATTAATCAGGAACTGGCAGAGCGGGAAATCGCTTCAACAGTAGTGAACGGTTTTCGTGTCACGTCTGCAGAAGCAATTGGAATCGTGCAATCTATTTTGATTGGTCAAGTCAACCCCGCGCTGGTCCACCGCTTCAATCAAGAAGGGATACAGGCAGTTGGTTTAAGCGGATTCGATGCAAATTTATTCACATGTGATCTGCTGGATTTCGAAACATACGGCTATGTAGGAGAAATCCGGGAAGTGAAGACGGACATTTTGGATACATTGCTGGATGCAGGTGTGATTCCTGTCATTTCCTGTATCGGCGCGACTGCTTCAGGAGAGGCCTTGAATGTCAATGCGGACACTGTCGCAAGTCAGATTGCATTGGCTGTGAATGCGGAAAGTTTACTGCTGGTGACCGATACACCGGGAATCAGAATTCATGATGAACCGCAGGCTGAAGTAAGACCCGAAGCTATTCGCGGCTGGATTAAGACCGAGGAGATATACGGCGGAATGATTCCGAAAGTAATGGCGGCGATTGACTGTCTTGAAGCGGGGATTCCGTCGGTACAGATTGTTGGTCAGCAGTTAAACGGCACGGTCATTACCAATGAGGAGGCAATTGTGTGA
- a CDS encoding enoyl-ACP reductase, which translates to MVDLLKLSGKNIVIMGVANERSIGWGVAKALFSVGANVIFTYRKDRSREKLEKALEKNEFTAAQIVQCDVNSDESIEHAFKTIGEQVGVIHGVVHSIAFAHQQDLHNPFVETTREGYAFAQDSSSYSLVAAAREARHYMTEGGAIVTMSYLGAERVLEGYNVMGVAKAALEASVRYLASELGEQNIRVNAISAGAVRTLSAKGVPSFNTILGQIEERAPLKRNVKPEEVSDMTIAMLSNLSSGVTGEVIYVDAGYHIMG; encoded by the coding sequence ATGGTAGATTTATTAAAATTATCAGGGAAAAATATTGTAATTATGGGTGTCGCGAATGAACGCAGCATAGGCTGGGGCGTGGCAAAAGCATTGTTTTCAGTCGGGGCGAATGTCATTTTCACCTACCGTAAAGACCGTTCACGTGAAAAGCTGGAAAAGGCATTGGAGAAAAATGAATTTACCGCAGCACAAATTGTGCAGTGTGATGTAAATAGTGATGAAAGCATCGAACACGCTTTCAAAACCATCGGAGAACAGGTCGGTGTCATCCATGGTGTGGTTCACTCTATCGCATTCGCGCATCAGCAAGATCTGCATAATCCATTCGTTGAAACTACACGTGAGGGCTATGCATTCGCGCAAGATTCCAGTTCGTATTCACTGGTGGCGGCAGCACGTGAAGCACGTCATTATATGACGGAAGGCGGCGCAATCGTTACGATGAGTTATTTAGGAGCTGAACGTGTTCTCGAAGGTTATAACGTAATGGGTGTGGCGAAGGCAGCTCTTGAAGCGTCTGTGCGCTACCTGGCTTCTGAGCTTGGTGAACAAAATATTCGTGTCAATGCAATCTCTGCCGGTGCGGTCCGTACATTATCCGCAAAAGGTGTTCCTTCCTTTAATACAATTCTCGGCCAGATTGAAGAACGTGCACCATTGAAACGAAATGTAAAACCGGAGGAAGTTTCGGATATGACGATAGCGATGCTCAGTAATTTATCAAGCGGTGTGACGGGCGAGGTCATCTATGTGGATGCCGGCTATCACATTATGGGGTAA